The DNA segment GAAGGTGGTCGACAGCCCGGTGATCAGCGACCGGGTGAGCACCTCGCTCATCGACTTGTTGGCGATCTGGGAGAAGGCAGCGCGGGGCATCCTGGGGACGTTCTCGCGGATCCGGTCGAACACGATCACCGTGTCGTACATCGAGTAGCCCAGGATGGTGAGGAAGGCGGCCACGGTGCCGCTGGTCACCTCCCGGCCCGTGAGCGAGTAGATGCCGCCCGTGATCAGGATGTCGTGAGTCAGGGCGATGATCACCGGTATCGCGTACTTGGCCTCGAAGCGAATGGCCACGTAGGCGGAGATCACGAGCAGAGAGAAGACGATCGCGATCACCGCGCTGCGCGCCACCTGCGCCCCGAATGTGGGCCCCACGCTCGTGCTGTTGAAGCCGTCGCTTCCGCCCCGAATCCCGAAGTCCCGCTCCAGGGCATTCCTGACGGTGCTGTTGACCTCGTCCACCGGGATCTTGCCCTGGATGTCGATCACGTTCGGGCCCAGATTGGGGTTCTCGACGCTCTGGATCTCGGCGCTCGAAGCATTGGTGACGTTCGCGTCCGTCAGGGCCGCTCGGACGTCGTCGACGCTCGCCTCCTGCTGGAGGCTGGCGGTGATCTTCGCCCCCGACTCGAAGTCGATTCCCAGGTTGAGCTGCTTGGTGGCAAACGACACCGCGCCGACCGCCAGGATCACCCCGGAGATGGAGAAGAACCAGCGGCTGGCGCCCGAGAAGTCGAAGCGCCAGCGCACCCTTTGCCGCCCGGCGCCCAGCGCCCGCTGCGAGTGCAGCAGCCGCGAGCGCCCCAGCGAGCCGAGGACCGCCTGCGTGAACAGCACCGCCGTAAGGAGCGAGACGAGCGTGCCGACGCCGAGCGTGAACGCGAACCCCTTCACACCCGCGGTGGCGAGCACGAAGAGGATGAAGGCGGTGATCAGCGTGATCACATTCGCGTCCACGATCGTCGCGATGCCCTTCCGGTAACCCTGGCCGATCGCGGACAGCATCGAGCGCCCGGCGCGCGCCTCCTCCTTGATCCGCTCGAAGATGACTATGTTCGCGTCGGCCGCGACCCCGATCGTGAGTACTAAGCCCGCGATCCCGGGCAGGGTGAGCGTGATGGGGATCAGCTTGACCAGGGCGAAGAAGATCACCCCGTACACGACCAGGCCCACGGTCGCGACCAGTCCCAGCATGCGGTAGTACGCGATCAGGAAGCAGATCACCAGGATCAGGCCGATGACTCCGGCGCGGAGGCCCTCGTCCAGCGCCTGCTGGCCCAGGGTCGCCGAAACGGTGCTCTGGCTCTCCAGCTGGAGGTTGATCGGCAGGGCGCCGATGCGCAGGAACTCGGCCAGGTCCTGCGCAGAGCTGATCGTGAAGTTGCCCGAGATCTGGGCTCCCTGCCGCCCGTCGATCCCGGTGGGGTTCTCGGAGAAGTTGATGATCGGCTGGGTGACGACTTGGTTGTCCAGCACGACCGAGAAGTGCTGGGAGTACTGATCGGCGGCCGCCCCAAGTCCCCCCCCGGGTGGAGCGGTCGCCGCGCCTCGCTCCGCGATCGTCCGCGTCACGTCCTGGAACGCGGTCCGGCCCGCATCGGTGAAGTCGAAGGTGACGTTCGGCTGGTTGGTGGTCGGGTCGAAGTTCTGCTTCGGGTTCTCGATGTCGTCGCCGGAGAGGGCCGGCCGATCCTTGAACACGTAGTGCGGAGCGACCGAGATCTCGCTGTTGTCCTGAGAGAGCGTGGGATCCTCGGACTCCGCCTGGACGACGACCGTCCCCTGGGGCACGGAGATGATCTGGGAGCCGGGCGGCCGCTTCTCGTTGCGGAACTGCAGGAACAGGTCCTTCACCTTTGCCGCAGAGCCGGCGAGGAGCTGGTGGGAGCTGCGCTCGAACAGGTAGTAGGTCGGCCCCTTCGTCGTGCACTGGTCCTCGAAGCACTCCGGCTTCCGCTTCGAGGCGAACTGGACCGCGTCGTACAGGTTGGGGAAGCTGTAGACCTGCGGATTGGGATCCGGAGACTGCGCCGGGTTTCTCGGGGCGTTCCCCCCGGGCGGCGGCACCACGTTGCCCTCGAAGTCGTAGAAGTAGAGCTGCGAGGTGGTCCCGATCTGCTCGATCGCCTGCTGGGCGTTCTGGACGTCCGGCAGGCCGACCTGAATCCCCTTGTCCCCGATCCGCGAGATCTCCGGCTCCGAGACCCCGAGCTTGTCGGCGCGCTCGCGGATGATGTCGATCGCGCGGTCGATGTCTTCCGTCGTGATGTCCGGGGTTCGCGCCGTCTCCTCGCCCTGGTAGATGAGCTGGGTGCCGCCTCGCAGGTCCAGGCCGAGCACCGTCCGCTTCGACGCGATGACGATCGCCGATGCGGCCGTCAGGCCGAGGATGAAAACGAGGATGAGGAGACTGCGCCGCCGCCTACCCATCGGTGTTGCTCACCTCGGAGTCAGGACAAGCAGCAGCCCGCCGTCGTCGTCGTAGGCCGGAAAGACGTCCGCAA comes from the Solirubrobacterales bacterium genome and includes:
- the secD gene encoding protein translocase subunit SecD; protein product: MGRRRRSLLILVFILGLTAASAIVIASKRTVLGLDLRGGTQLIYQGEETARTPDITTEDIDRAIDIIRERADKLGVSEPEISRIGDKGIQVGLPDVQNAQQAIEQIGTTSQLYFYDFEGNVVPPPGGNAPRNPAQSPDPNPQVYSFPNLYDAVQFASKRKPECFEDQCTTKGPTYYLFERSSHQLLAGSAAKVKDLFLQFRNEKRPPGSQIISVPQGTVVVQAESEDPTLSQDNSEISVAPHYVFKDRPALSGDDIENPKQNFDPTTNQPNVTFDFTDAGRTAFQDVTRTIAERGAATAPPGGGLGAAADQYSQHFSVVLDNQVVTQPIINFSENPTGIDGRQGAQISGNFTISSAQDLAEFLRIGALPINLQLESQSTVSATLGQQALDEGLRAGVIGLILVICFLIAYYRMLGLVATVGLVVYGVIFFALVKLIPITLTLPGIAGLVLTIGVAADANIVIFERIKEEARAGRSMLSAIGQGYRKGIATIVDANVITLITAFILFVLATAGVKGFAFTLGVGTLVSLLTAVLFTQAVLGSLGRSRLLHSQRALGAGRQRVRWRFDFSGASRWFFSISGVILAVGAVSFATKQLNLGIDFESGAKITASLQQEASVDDVRAALTDANVTNASSAEIQSVENPNLGPNVIDIQGKIPVDEVNSTVRNALERDFGIRGGSDGFNSTSVGPTFGAQVARSAVIAIVFSLLVISAYVAIRFEAKYAIPVIIALTHDILITGGIYSLTGREVTSGTVAAFLTILGYSMYDTVIVFDRIRENVPRMPRAAFSQIANKSMSEVLTRSLITGLSTTFLIAVLFIFGGATLKDFAFAMGVGVLSGTYSSIFIATPVLTHWKEREPAYRARRSHLIAEMGRVPTFPEDNVVARVGPDGEPVPMVPVATGAETPPSPAVESAEAELVTPQAPADAGDGAEAADEAPEPEPEPLARGAPPEPARPARSEGERKRRQQRRRRKHGRHR